One window of Oscillibacter hominis genomic DNA carries:
- the rplV gene encoding 50S ribosomal protein L22, translating to MEAKAYLRYIRISPRKVQIVCDLIRGKDVGTAMAILMQTPKAASEPLMKLLKSAAANAENNFGMDPAKLYVSEVFATPGPILKRMMPRAQGRAYRINKRTSHVTLAVAEKA from the coding sequence ATGGAAGCCAAGGCTTATCTGAGATATATCCGCATCTCTCCCCGCAAGGTCCAGATCGTGTGCGATCTGATCCGCGGCAAGGATGTGGGTACCGCGATGGCGATTCTGATGCAGACCCCCAAGGCTGCGTCCGAGCCTCTGATGAAGCTCCTCAAGAGCGCCGCCGCCAACGCCGAAAACAACTTCGGCATGGACCCCGCCAAGCTCTACGTCAGCGAAGTGTTCGCCACCCCCGGCCCCATCCTGAAGCGGATGATGCCCCGGGCCCAGGGCAGAGCGTACCGCATCAACAAGAGAACTTCTCACGTCACCCTTGCTGTGGCGGAAAAGGCATAA
- the rplD gene encoding 50S ribosomal protein L4: MATMKVLNMAGAEVGTVELNDSIFGIEPNKAVVHEVVKNHLANVRQGTQSALTRAEVSGGGKKPWRQKGTGHARQGSTRAPQWTHGGIVFAPKPRSYSYVLNKKVKRLALKSVLSAKAADGELIVIDRIAMDSIKTKDFRNFLSAVKCDGKAVVVTPEVRENVVKSARNIPGVQTTTATILSVYDLLNAKYLVLDQEALAKIEEVYA; this comes from the coding sequence ATGGCTACTATGAAAGTATTGAACATGGCCGGCGCGGAAGTCGGCACTGTTGAGCTGAACGACTCCATCTTCGGCATCGAGCCCAATAAAGCTGTCGTTCACGAAGTTGTGAAAAACCACCTTGCCAACGTAAGACAGGGTACCCAGAGCGCCCTGACCCGGGCCGAGGTCTCCGGCGGCGGCAAGAAGCCCTGGCGCCAGAAGGGCACCGGACACGCCCGCCAGGGCAGCACCCGCGCCCCCCAGTGGACCCACGGCGGCATTGTGTTTGCCCCCAAGCCCCGCAGCTATTCCTATGTCCTGAACAAGAAGGTCAAGCGTCTGGCCCTGAAGTCCGTGCTGTCCGCCAAGGCTGCCGACGGCGAGCTGATCGTGATCGACCGCATTGCGATGGATTCCATTAAGACCAAGGACTTCCGGAACTTCCTGAGCGCCGTCAAGTGCGACGGCAAAGCGGTTGTGGTGACTCCCGAGGTGAGAGAGAACGTGGTGAAGAGCGCCCGGAACATCCCCGGCGTCCAGACCACCACCGCCACCATCCTCAGTGTCTATGACCTCCTGAACGCCAAGTACCTGGTGCTGGATCAGGAAGCCCTCGCAAAAATCGAGGAGGTGTACGCATAA
- the rpsC gene encoding 30S ribosomal protein S3, producing the protein MGQKVNPHGMRVGVIKDWDSRWYASDEKVGDLLVEDKKIRDYLKKTLYSAGVPKIEIERSNDVVTIFLHCSRPGVVIGKGGEQIEQYRLAVEKMIGKKVKLNIVEVRNPDMDAQLVAENIAQQLEKRISFRRAMKNSMARAMRAGAKGIKVSCGGRLGGAEIARTEHYHEGTIPLQTIRADIEYGFAEAATTFGRIGVKVWIYKGEVLSQTLRTTPRTMDTSKPYQERRERRPRRDGDRRGGGFNRGGQGGGFNRGGQGGGFNRGGQGGFNRNNNNSRPNGGFNRGPAPTASSAAPAAPAKEGGAN; encoded by the coding sequence ATGGGACAGAAAGTAAATCCCCACGGCATGCGTGTGGGTGTCATCAAAGACTGGGATTCCCGTTGGTATGCCAGTGATGAGAAGGTCGGCGATCTGCTGGTCGAAGACAAGAAGATCCGCGACTATTTGAAAAAGACCCTGTACAGCGCCGGTGTGCCCAAGATCGAGATTGAGCGCAGCAACGACGTTGTCACCATCTTCCTGCACTGCTCCCGCCCCGGTGTTGTCATCGGCAAGGGCGGCGAGCAGATCGAGCAGTACCGCCTTGCGGTGGAGAAGATGATCGGCAAGAAGGTGAAGCTGAACATCGTCGAGGTCCGCAACCCCGACATGGACGCCCAGCTGGTTGCCGAGAACATTGCCCAGCAGCTGGAGAAGCGTATCTCCTTCCGCCGGGCCATGAAGAACTCCATGGCCCGCGCCATGCGCGCCGGCGCCAAGGGCATCAAGGTCTCCTGCGGCGGCCGTCTGGGCGGCGCTGAGATCGCCCGTACCGAGCACTATCACGAGGGCACCATCCCCCTGCAGACCATCCGCGCCGACATCGAGTACGGCTTTGCCGAGGCTGCCACCACCTTTGGCCGCATTGGCGTCAAGGTCTGGATCTACAAGGGTGAGGTCCTCTCTCAGACCCTGCGCACCACTCCCCGCACCATGGATACCTCCAAGCCCTATCAGGAGCGCCGTGAGCGCCGTCCCCGCCGGGATGGCGACCGCCGTGGCGGCGGTTTCAACCGCGGCGGCCAGGGCGGTGGCTTTAACCGCGGTGGTCAGGGCGGCGGTTTTAACCGCGGCGGCCAGGGTGGTTTCAACCGCAACAACAATAACAGCCGTCCCAACGGTGGCTTCAACAGAGGCCCCGCACCCACGGCTTCTTCTGCTGCTCCCGCAGCGCCCGCTAAGGAAGGAGGCGCAAACTAA
- the rplW gene encoding 50S ribosomal protein L23 codes for MANTYDIIIRPIITERAMAGAADKKYVFEVARNAGKIEIKDAVEKIFGVKVASVNTLIVRGKEKRMGAGRPGMTKTWKKAYVQLTDDSKTIEFFEGMV; via the coding sequence ATGGCTAACACGTATGACATCATCATCCGGCCCATCATCACTGAGCGCGCCATGGCCGGTGCTGCCGACAAGAAGTACGTCTTTGAGGTGGCCAGGAATGCTGGCAAGATTGAGATTAAGGACGCTGTGGAAAAAATCTTCGGCGTGAAGGTCGCTTCCGTCAACACCCTGATCGTCCGCGGCAAGGAAAAGCGCATGGGCGCGGGCCGTCCCGGCATGACCAAGACCTGGAAGAAGGCCTATGTGCAGCTGACCGATGATTCCAAGACCATTGAATTCTTTGAGGGAATGGTGTAA
- a CDS encoding NYN domain-containing protein: MEKERKLALLIDAENIASKYISIILNEANNLGTIIYKRIYGNWTSSNMSGWKNVILDNCIQPIQQYSNVSGKNSSDSSLIIDAMDLLYQGRLDGFCIVSSDSDFTRLASRLRESEMFVLGMGEQKTPQSFISACNKFSYLDLLYSDGSAAPAPHQAPVPGAKRTAKKKADKDEERSGSSLEAVKLALRELAEENSDDEGWIFSSQLRDLLVKKFPDFDVRNFKYKKFVPFIESLGIFESRKYSPKENDTGKIVYFRLK, from the coding sequence ATGGAAAAAGAACGGAAACTGGCGCTGCTCATCGACGCGGAGAACATTGCCAGCAAATATATCAGCATCATCCTCAACGAGGCCAACAACTTGGGCACCATCATCTATAAGCGGATTTACGGCAACTGGACCTCCAGCAACATGAGCGGCTGGAAAAACGTCATCCTGGACAACTGCATCCAGCCCATCCAGCAGTACAGCAACGTCAGCGGGAAAAACTCCTCCGACTCCTCGCTGATCATCGACGCCATGGACCTCCTATACCAGGGCAGGCTGGACGGCTTTTGCATCGTCTCCTCGGACAGTGACTTCACCCGCCTGGCCTCCCGGCTGCGGGAGTCGGAGATGTTCGTGCTGGGCATGGGAGAGCAGAAGACGCCCCAGTCCTTCATCTCCGCCTGCAACAAATTCTCCTACCTGGACCTTTTGTACTCGGACGGCAGCGCCGCCCCGGCGCCGCACCAGGCCCCGGTGCCCGGCGCAAAGCGGACGGCAAAGAAAAAGGCCGACAAGGACGAGGAGCGCTCCGGCTCCAGCCTGGAGGCTGTGAAGCTTGCCCTGCGGGAGCTGGCGGAGGAAAACTCCGACGACGAGGGGTGGATTTTCTCCTCCCAGCTGCGGGATCTGTTGGTGAAGAAATTCCCGGACTTCGACGTGCGCAACTTCAAATACAAGAAGTTCGTCCCCTTCATCGAATCCCTTGGCATCTTTGAATCCCGCAAATACTCTCCCAAGGAAAACGACACGGGAAAGATCGTCTACTTCCGCCTGAAGTGA
- the rpsJ gene encoding 30S ribosomal protein S10 — protein sequence MAAQKEMIRIRLKAYDHQVIDQSAEKIVETAKRTGAEVSGPIPLPTKKEIVTILRAVHKYKDSREQFERRTHKRLIDITKSTPKTVEALMALDLPAGVEIEIKL from the coding sequence ATGGCAGCACAGAAAGAAATGATCCGCATTCGTCTGAAGGCCTATGACCACCAGGTCATCGACCAGAGCGCAGAGAAGATCGTGGAGACCGCCAAGCGCACCGGCGCCGAGGTGTCCGGCCCCATCCCTCTGCCCACCAAGAAGGAGATCGTCACCATCCTGCGTGCAGTGCACAAGTATAAGGACAGCCGCGAGCAGTTCGAGCGCCGCACCCACAAGAGACTGATCGACATCACCAAGTCCACCCCCAAGACCGTCGAGGCCCTGATGGCCCTTGACCTGCCCGCCGGTGTGGAGATCGAGATCAAGCTGTAA
- the rplC gene encoding 50S ribosomal protein L3: MKAIIGKKVGMTQIFDENGHVIPVTVIEAGPCVVTQKKTAEKDGYSAVQLGYEDIPERKLTKPEMGHLNKAGVAPKKHLQEFDLENAAELNVGDIVKADTFQAGDFVDITGTSKGKGYAGVIKRWNAGRTPTTHGGGPVHRHAGSMGSTTDPSRIFKGKIGAGHMGVEQVTVQNLDIVKVDPELNMIAVRGAIPGPKGGLVTIKSTVKTHRVKNVESGISNNPQKASGRNPQKASAKNK, from the coding sequence ATGAAAGCAATCATCGGCAAGAAAGTCGGTATGACCCAGATCTTCGATGAAAACGGCCATGTGATCCCGGTTACCGTGATCGAGGCCGGCCCCTGCGTCGTGACGCAGAAGAAGACCGCCGAGAAGGACGGCTACAGCGCTGTCCAGTTGGGTTATGAGGACATTCCCGAGCGCAAGCTCACCAAGCCTGAGATGGGCCACCTGAACAAGGCCGGCGTCGCCCCCAAGAAGCACCTGCAGGAGTTTGACCTGGAGAACGCCGCTGAGCTGAACGTGGGCGATATCGTCAAGGCCGACACGTTCCAGGCCGGCGATTTCGTGGACATCACCGGCACCAGCAAAGGTAAGGGCTACGCCGGCGTCATCAAGCGCTGGAACGCGGGGCGCACCCCCACCACCCACGGCGGCGGCCCCGTTCACCGTCACGCCGGCTCCATGGGCTCCACCACCGATCCCTCCCGTATCTTCAAGGGCAAGATCGGCGCCGGCCACATGGGCGTTGAGCAGGTCACGGTCCAGAACCTGGACATCGTAAAGGTGGATCCGGAGCTGAACATGATCGCTGTCCGCGGCGCCATCCCCGGCCCCAAGGGCGGCCTTGTGACCATCAAGTCCACCGTCAAGACCCACCGCGTCAAGAACGTGGAGAGCGGCATCAGCAACAACCCGCAGAAGGCGTCCGGCCGTAATCCCCAGAAGGCCTCTGCCAAGAACAAGTAA
- the rplP gene encoding 50S ribosomal protein L16: MLLPKRVKYRRVHRGRLTGKAMRGNTITYGEYGLVALEPSWITSNQIEAARIAMTRYTKRGGQVWIKIFPDKPVTQKPAETRMGSGKGSPEYWVAVVKPGRVMFEIAGVSEETAREALRLASHKLPIKTKIVKRSDLEAQEVGE; this comes from the coding sequence ATGCTTCTGCCTAAGAGAGTCAAGTACCGCAGAGTACACCGTGGCCGCCTGACCGGCAAGGCCATGAGAGGCAACACCATCACTTATGGTGAGTATGGCCTCGTCGCGCTGGAGCCCTCCTGGATCACCAGCAATCAGATCGAAGCAGCCCGTATCGCCATGACCCGTTACACCAAGCGCGGCGGCCAGGTCTGGATCAAGATTTTCCCCGATAAGCCCGTCACTCAGAAGCCTGCCGAGACCCGCATGGGTTCCGGTAAGGGTTCCCCCGAGTATTGGGTTGCAGTCGTTAAGCCCGGCCGTGTCATGTTTGAGATCGCCGGCGTCTCTGAAGAGACCGCGCGTGAGGCCCTGCGTCTGGCCAGCCACAAGCTGCCCATCAAGACCAAGATTGTCAAGCGCAGCGATCTGGAAGCTCAGGAAGTAGGTGAATAA
- the rpmC gene encoding 50S ribosomal protein L29 — protein MKASEVRSMSADQLNEKLAGLKKDLFFLRMQHATNQLDNPLKIQETKRDIARVKTMLREKELHSGASDKQ, from the coding sequence ATGAAGGCAAGTGAGGTTCGTAGCATGAGTGCCGACCAGCTCAATGAGAAGCTGGCGGGCCTGAAAAAGGACTTGTTCTTCCTGCGTATGCAGCACGCGACCAACCAGCTTGACAACCCCCTGAAGATTCAGGAGACCAAGCGTGATATTGCCCGAGTCAAGACCATGTTGCGTGAAAAGGAGCTCCACAGCGGAGCTTCCGACAAGCAGTGA
- the rpsS gene encoding 30S ribosomal protein S19 yields MSRSIKKGPYVAPELLKRVDEMNKNNEKKVLKTWSRSSTIFPSFVGHTIAVHDGRKHVPVYIQEDMVGHKLGEFAPTRTFRGHAKDK; encoded by the coding sequence ATGAGCAGATCCATTAAAAAAGGCCCGTATGTTGCCCCTGAGCTCCTCAAACGGGTCGATGAGATGAACAAGAACAATGAGAAGAAGGTCCTGAAGACCTGGAGCCGCAGCTCCACCATCTTCCCCTCCTTCGTCGGTCATACCATCGCCGTCCACGACGGCCGCAAGCATGTCCCCGTTTATATCCAGGAGGACATGGTGGGCCACAAGCTGGGTGAGTTCGCTCCCACCCGCACCTTCCGTGGCCACGCGAAAGACAAATAA
- the rplB gene encoding 50S ribosomal protein L2 — protein sequence MSIKTFKPTTPSRRQMTVSGFDGIDKHAKPEPSLTESLKKNAGRNSYGRITVRHRGGGNKRKYRIIDFKRDKKDMEATVVRLEYDPNRSANIALVQYADGEKRYILAPVGLNPGDKVISSAEADIKVGNCLPIEKIPVGTVIHNIELHPGNGAQLVRSAGTAAQLMAKEGRDAQIRMPSGEVRVVRTNCLATIGQVGNIEHENINIGKAGRKRHMGWRPTVRGSVMNPCDHPHGGGEGRAPIGRSGPVTPWGKPALGYKTRKGKNPTNKFIVKRRNEK from the coding sequence ATGTCTATTAAAACTTTCAAGCCGACGACACCTTCCAGAAGACAAATGACGGTCTCCGGGTTCGACGGCATTGACAAGCACGCCAAGCCGGAGCCCAGCCTCACCGAGTCTCTGAAGAAGAACGCCGGCCGCAACAGCTACGGCAGGATTACCGTCCGCCACCGCGGCGGCGGCAATAAGCGCAAGTACCGCATCATCGACTTCAAGCGCGACAAGAAGGACATGGAAGCCACTGTCGTCCGCTTGGAGTACGACCCCAACCGCAGCGCCAACATCGCCCTGGTACAGTATGCCGATGGCGAAAAGCGCTACATTCTGGCTCCCGTGGGTCTGAACCCCGGCGATAAGGTGATCTCCTCCGCCGAGGCCGACATCAAAGTGGGCAACTGCCTGCCCATCGAGAAGATCCCCGTGGGCACCGTGATCCACAACATCGAGCTCCATCCCGGCAACGGCGCCCAGCTGGTGCGCTCCGCCGGCACCGCCGCCCAGCTGATGGCCAAGGAGGGCAGGGATGCCCAGATCCGCATGCCTTCCGGCGAGGTGCGCGTGGTGCGTACCAACTGCCTGGCCACCATCGGGCAGGTGGGCAACATCGAGCACGAGAACATCAACATCGGCAAGGCCGGCCGCAAGCGCCACATGGGCTGGCGTCCCACTGTCCGCGGCAGCGTCATGAACCCCTGCGATCACCCCCACGGCGGCGGCGAGGGCCGCGCGCCCATCGGCCGCAGCGGCCCTGTCACTCCTTGGGGTAAGCCCGCTCTGGGCTACAAGACCCGCAAGGGCAAGAATCCGACCAACAAGTTCATTGTGAAGCGTCGGAACGAGAAGTAA
- the proS gene encoding proline--tRNA ligase produces MEKKQVEAITARDVDFAQWFTDVVKKAELIDYSSVKGMFILRPYGYAIWENMQAVLDAEFKKLGHENVYMPMLIPESLLQKEKDHVEGFAPECAWVTYGGSEKLEERLCIRPTSETLFCEHYANIIHSYRDLPKLYNQWCSVLRWEKTSRPFLRHREFLWQEGHTMHATAEEAMEETVRMLNCYADFCENVLAMPVVRGVKTEKEKFKGAEKTYTVECMMHDKKALQAGTSHYFGDGFAKAFGITFTDKNNQQAYPHQTSWGVSTRLIGGIIMTHGDDNGLILPPRIAPTQVMVIPVAQHKSGVLEAAGALRSRLANAGFRVKMDESEQSFGWKAAEYEMRGVPLRLEIGPKDMEKGQCCIARRDTGEKTFVPLDQVEETVGRLLDEVHQNMYDRAKQNLEDNTYEAQTLEEVKTIVNSKGGFVKTKWCGELACELKMKEEAGVSSRCMPLSQSGTEGVCPVCGKPCTTDIYWGVAY; encoded by the coding sequence ATGGAGAAAAAACAGGTTGAAGCCATCACCGCCCGGGATGTGGACTTTGCCCAGTGGTTCACGGATGTCGTCAAAAAGGCGGAGCTGATTGATTACAGCAGCGTCAAGGGCATGTTCATCCTGCGGCCTTACGGCTATGCCATCTGGGAGAACATGCAGGCCGTACTGGACGCGGAGTTCAAGAAGCTGGGCCATGAGAACGTGTACATGCCCATGCTGATTCCGGAGTCTCTGCTCCAGAAGGAGAAGGATCATGTGGAGGGGTTTGCCCCCGAGTGCGCCTGGGTCACCTATGGCGGCAGCGAGAAGTTGGAGGAGCGGCTGTGCATCCGCCCTACCTCTGAGACCCTCTTTTGCGAGCACTACGCCAACATCATCCACTCCTACCGGGACCTGCCCAAGCTCTACAACCAGTGGTGCAGCGTGCTGCGCTGGGAGAAGACCAGCCGCCCCTTCCTGCGCCACCGGGAATTCCTCTGGCAGGAGGGCCACACCATGCACGCCACTGCGGAGGAAGCCATGGAGGAGACTGTCCGGATGCTCAACTGCTACGCCGACTTCTGCGAGAACGTGCTGGCCATGCCGGTGGTCCGGGGTGTCAAGACCGAGAAGGAGAAGTTCAAGGGAGCGGAGAAGACTTACACCGTGGAATGTATGATGCACGATAAGAAGGCGCTCCAGGCCGGCACCAGCCACTATTTCGGCGACGGCTTTGCCAAGGCCTTCGGCATCACCTTTACCGACAAAAATAACCAGCAGGCCTATCCCCATCAGACCTCCTGGGGGGTATCCACCCGCCTCATCGGCGGCATCATCATGACCCACGGCGACGACAACGGCCTGATCCTGCCGCCGCGCATCGCCCCCACCCAGGTGATGGTCATACCCGTGGCCCAGCACAAGAGCGGCGTTCTTGAGGCTGCCGGAGCCCTGCGCTCCCGCCTGGCCAATGCCGGCTTCCGGGTGAAGATGGACGAGAGCGAACAGAGCTTTGGCTGGAAGGCCGCCGAGTATGAGATGCGCGGCGTGCCCCTGCGGCTGGAGATCGGCCCCAAGGACATGGAGAAGGGCCAGTGCTGCATCGCCCGCCGGGACACCGGGGAGAAGACCTTTGTGCCCCTGGACCAGGTGGAGGAGACGGTGGGCCGGCTGTTGGACGAGGTCCATCAGAACATGTACGACCGGGCCAAACAGAATCTGGAGGACAACACCTACGAGGCCCAAACCCTGGAGGAAGTCAAGACCATCGTCAACTCCAAGGGCGGCTTTGTGAAAACCAAGTGGTGCGGCGAACTGGCGTGCGAACTGAAGATGAAGGAGGAAGCCGGCGTCTCCTCCCGCTGCATGCCGCTGAGCCAGAGCGGCACCGAGGGCGTCTGCCCCGTGTGCGGCAAGCCCTGCACCACCGATATCTATTGGGGCGTGGCCTATTGA